The Ignavibacteria bacterium genomic interval TTGCCTTTTTTATCAATCCAATGATATGAATATTTTCGACTGCCATCTTCGAATTTATAATCCTTAATATAAAGTAAGGAACCATCATTAAACTTAATTTCAGCTGAGAATCTATAAGAATTGTGTTCTTCCTCGAATTTTTTTATAGAGACTTCGGAAATATAATCTTTAAACTTCTCGAAAATCTCGATCATGACTGAATAAGAGCGATTTGTTCTCTGTACTTGGTTAATTGCTCAAATGCAAATCGCCAATCAAGTAAATCGTCTTCTTCATTGATATCTTCTTCATTTACTCTGCTATTAATATTTTTTTCAAAAGTGATAAAATCGCATTTATACTTTGTCTCGAAAAAATTGCACTCTGCATCATATTTTGCAACTTTTCCAGAAATTATTAACCAAGCATGTTTTTTAGCTGCGTCTTCAATTCCACTAAATCCTAGTTCAGAAAGTATTTCTTTGACATCTTGCATTTTGCACCTATTTTTTTATAAAATAATTATAATTTTTCAACCAAAAAACTTTGTCATTGAAACAGTTATGTAAGTTAATAGAGAATAATTATCCATCAAAATTTTGAAGAAACTCTTTTAATCGCATCATGAATTTGCCTGCTAAAGCACCATCAACTAGGCGATGATCATGGCAAAGTGAAATATACATCATTGGCCTGATTGCGATGGTGTCTTGCCCATCAACCTCAATTACAACAGGCTTTTTAGTAACCGCACCTATACCAAGTATTGCGACTTCTGGCTGATTGATGATCGGATTACCAAACAAAGTTCCAAATACACCATAATTTGTAATTGTAAAAGTCGAATCTTTAACTTCATCCGGACTCAGCCTTTTATTTCTGGCTCTTGTTCCCAGATCATATACAGATTTAGCAAGACCGACAATATTTTTTTCATCAGCACCCTTAATTACTGGAACAATTAATCCCATTGGATCAAGTGCGACTGCCATTCCGATATTGATGAAATTCTTTAGAACAACATTTTTCCCATCAATTGATGAATTTACATAAGGAAAATCTTTCAACGCTTTAACTGTTGCATCAATTATAAATGGAAGGTAAGTTAATTTAACTCCTTCTCTTTCGAGAAAAAAGTCTTTATTCTTTTGGATGTAGTTATGGATTTTCGACATATCAACTTCTTGAATTCCTGCAACATGCACAGAAGTATCACGGCTTTTTACCATGTTTTCCATTATTAATTGCCGCATGTTGTCAAGCGGTTCAATCCTGGTTGCTTCTCCGGGCTGAAATTGAACTGTCTCAACTGCTGGTTTTGAGAAAGGTCTAGTTGCTGTCCCAGCAAATTTTCTTTCGGTCGAGATATAATTTAATATGTCTTTTTTCGTAACGCGCCCGCCAATTCCCGAACCATCAATCATTTCAAGTTCATCAAATGATATATTTTCCATACGAGCAATATTTAGAACGAGAGGAGAATAAAATCTGTTTTTTCCTGAGGCATTTTCCTTCGGTTCAGTTTTGGGTGGTACTGATTCAACCAACTGGTCAGATTTACTTGAGGTTCTTTCAGTTTTTTTCTCTTCCTCTTTCTTAGAAATTTTTAGTACGAATCCTGATGGAGATATTTTTGCGACCACAACTCCCACATCCACAGTTTCCTGTTCGCTAACAATTATTTCTGACAAAACTCCTTCAACTGGAGAAGGCACTTCAGTATCAACTTTATCCGTGCTGATCTCAAATAAAGTCTCATCTTTTTTAATTTTATCTCCGATAGATTTATGCCATTTTAAAATTGTTCCTTGAGTAACGCTTTCGCCCATCTTTGGCATGATTATATCAATCAGGTCTCCCGTTGGTTTCGACTCCGAAACTTGTTCAACTGTTTCTTCGGCTATAGGTTCGGTGGAAGGTGCAGATCCATTTCCCGAATCAATAACAGCCACAACCGAGCCGACAGGCACAGTTTCCTGCTCAAATACTTTTATATCAGTTAATATTCCTGCCGTTGGAGACGGGATTTCTGTATCTACTTTATCAGTACTGATCTCAAATAAAATCTCATCTTTGTTAACTTTATCTCCTTTTTGTTTGTGCCATTTAATGATCGTTCCTTCATTCACGCTTTCACCCATTTTTGGCATAACAACATCAATTTTCATTTCTGCTCCAATTAAAATTCTAATATTTCTTTTATTGCTTTACTAATTGTTGGTTTCGTTGGCAGGACATAATACTCAAGATTTGGATGATATGGAATCGGTGTGTCTTTAGCTCCAATCCGTTTAACTGGTCCATCCAAATATTCAAATGCTTCATCGGATATGATTGCTGCAATCTCAGCCCCAAATCCTGCACTCAATGTATCTTCATGCACAATTAAAACCTTTCCGGTTTTCTTCACACTTTCAAGAATTAATTCTTTATCAAGCGGGACGATAGTTCTAATATCAATTATCTCGATGGAAGAATCTGAAAAATTCTTAGCGGAGTGAATCGCTTCATTTACCATCGAACCCCAAGTCACTATAGTTAAATCTTCACCGTGCTGTTTAATTTTTCCCTTCCCAAAAGGTACATAGTAATCTTTTCCTGGCTCATTACTCATTGCATATGATTGACGGTACAATCCTTTGTGTTCAAGAAACAAAACAGGATCATCAAGTTGGATTGCTGTTTTTAATAATCCTTTCGCATCTGCAGCATTCGAAGGATAAGCGATGTAAAGTCCCGGACAGTGAGCAAAGAACGATTCAATATTTTGACTGTGGTAATGACCGCCATGAATAAATCCGCCGCAAGCTGTTCTAATAACCACATGTGCCGACCAAGCATTATTCGAACGGTAACGAATTAATGCAAGCTCATCTCTTATCTGCTGCATTGCTGGCCAGATGTAGTCTGCGAACTGAATTTCAACTACTGGTTTCAAACCGCGCTGTGCCATTCCGATTGCGACTCCAACTATACTTGCCTCCGCTAATGGCGAATTAAATACTCGCTCATCTCCAAATCGCGTTGACAATCCTTTTGTCGCTGAAAAAACTCCACCTTTACCATCTGCAATATCTTCACCAAAAATATAAATGCTGGCATCCTTTTCCATCTCTTCTCGCATTGCGTGATTGATCGCATCAACCATTACGATCGGTTTTTCCTCCTCACCATAATTTTCATATTCAATATCTTTACTATTAATTGCATCAGAAAAAACATGCAGCGATGCACTTTCCGGTTCAGGATCTGGTGCATTCTCTGCCCAATTGGCAGCTTCATCGACTCTATCATTAACTTCTTTTAGAATTTCATCAAATGCTAAATCGGTAAGAGTTCCTTTTTCAATAAGCAAGTCTTTAAAAAGATTTATTGGATCACGTTTCTTATCGGCTTCAATTTGTTCAGCAGGACGGTATTTTTTCTGGTCATCTGAAGATGAATGAGGGAACAATCTAACAACATCTGCTTCAATCAAACTTGGTCCCTGCATATTTCTTGAATATTTGACTGCAGCGACTGCAGCCGAATTGCATTCGAGATAATTCGTTCCATCAATTTGCTGGCGGAATAAATTTTTATAACCTTTGGTCATTTCAGCAATTGATCCACCCTCGCCTGCTGTCTGATTTTCTACAGGAACAGAAATTGCCCAGCGATTATTTTCAATTAAAAATATTACAGGTAATTTTTCTCTGCTTGCCCAATTAACTGCCTCATGAAATTCACCTTGGCTTGTTGCCCCCTCGCCGGATGAAACGACTGTTACTTCTTTTTTTCCCGTTCTCACAGAGGCTAACGCACAACCAACAGATTGCAAGTATTGAGAACCAGTTGGGCTCGATTGTGTAGGAACATTCAGACTCAACGAACTGTAGTGTCCAGGCATTTGCCTTCCACCCGTAAAGGGATCGTCTGCTTTGCCGAATTGATGAAGAAAAATCTCTTCAGGTTTAATTCCGATTGCCAAGGAAAATGCTAATCCGCGATAATATGGGAACGCCCAGTCGGTTCCAGGTCTCAATGCTTTGGCGACAGCTATTTGAATTGCTTCGTGACCAGCACAGCCAATGTGAAAAAACATTTTACCCTGCTTGAGAAGGCGGAGAATTTTTTCATCCATTGCTCTTGAAAGGAGCATTGTTCGCATGACAGAAGTCAATTCCTGCTTTGTCAAGCCGCCAAAAATATCTTTACGTCCGGTTGGTGCATCGAGAATCTGCTTTCCCCCATTGTTTTTACGTGCAGTCATTTATTAAGCTCCCTCAAATTCAATTGAATGAAATTCGTTATTAAACTCGTCCATTGAACTAAAATGTTTAATAGAGTCATAATTAAAAATCTTGCAAAAATGCTTGATTACAACATCTTTAACATTTTTTAGGGGGATTTTCGTTCCCAACTCGGCTGATAAAGAAGTCACTCCTTTCTCAAAGATTCCGCACGGAATGATCTTATCAAAATACGATAGATCGGTATTCACATTGAAAGCAAATCCATGCATGGTTATCCAGCGGCTGACTTTTATTCCGATGGCAGCAATTTTATTGTTATTGATCCAAACTCCTGTGTAATCGTCATTTCTTTCCGATTTAATATTATACTCATCGAGGGTTCGAATAATTATCTCTTCAAGCTCGCGCAAGTACTTGTGCACATCTTCATAAAGTTCGTCTAATTTTATAATTGGATAGCCGACGATTTGTCCAGGTCCGTGATAAGTAATATCGCCGCCGCGATCGATTTCAAAAACATCGATCCTATTCTCATTAAGAGATCGATCATCCGCAAGCAGATGATTTTCATTTGCAGATTTTCCAAGTGTGTAAGTGTGTGGATGTTCAAGAAGAATGAATGTATCATCAATGAGATTTCCGAGCCTCAACTGATGCAGCTTTTTCTGGAAGTCCCAAATTTTTTGGTAGGGTTCGATTTCGAGGTTTATGATATTTAATTGTCGATAGCTCAAGATTCAATAGAACTCAAGTCTGTTAATCTATTCAGATAAATCCTCTTAACAATATATCTGTTTTTTCTGGATGAATTTCTCAAGATTTATTTTAATCTTTCAAATTTTTTAAGAATAACTTCCTTTACTTTCAAAGCGATCTCGTGAGCTTCTTTCGTTTCTTGCAGATTTGGTTCATACCATTCATCCGGATATCGAATTTCAACAGCATAATCAGTAAGTACATCAGCTAAATGTAATTCTTCTTTAATAGACTGATCAACGGTTGAACATAGATTTAACAGAGCAATGATACTATGTGTTTTAGGAAATTCGATTTGATGTTTAACGAGATAAGCTTTTAAGAATTTTTCCACGGATTGCTGGCAATGAAAGCAAACGATGTCAGTTACCACGATTTCAGCTTTCAATCCCTGCTTAGCACTCAGCAAATCTCTTTCAGCAATCTTGAGCCACTGTTGAGCGATGTTATTGATTATTTCGTCTTTACCCATAAACTACTTTACCATATTTATTAGCTGTAAAGACAATAGTGCCAACTACATCTTTTAGAATTTCAAATTCTTTTGGAGTCTTAGTAATTATATCAACAGGAATCGAAAAATCTTTTAGTAAATTTCGGATGAGTCTATTCCGCTCAAAAGCTTTTTTCTTATCATTTTTAATAACTAAAAGATCAATATCACTGTAATTATTATACTCCCCTGATGAGTTTGAACCAAATAAAATAATCTTCTCTGGTTCATATCCTTTAATTATTTCATCAATTACCATTTTTATCTCTTTGTTCATAATAAACCTAAATTAAAATTAATTATTTTTAATCGCATTGAATCAAATATGAATCGCTTCTCCATGAGCATCTGCAGCAGCTTCCATTGTTGCTTCGGACAATGTTGGGTGAGCATGCATCGTTTTAAAAATCGTTACTCCAGTGGCTTCGAGACTTTTTGCAAGTCCGAGTTCGGCAATTAATTCTGTTGCTTCGCTGCCAATTATGTGAGCACCGAGCAGTTCATCATATTTTTTATCGAAAATTAATTTAACGAATCCTATAGTTTCTCCGCTTGCGATTGATTTACCATGACTTCTGAAATTATATTTTCCGATCCGAAGTTCATATCCAAGCTCTTTCGCTTTCTTCTCGGTCAACCCGATGCTAGCAACTTGCGGTTGACAGTATGTGCAGCCTGGGATAGCATCGTAATTTACTCCAGCTGAATGATGACCTGCAATCTGCTCAACACATGCAATTCCTTCAGCGGAAGCAACATGTGCAAGCCATGGCGGACCGCTTACATCCCCAATCGCATAAATATTTTCTAGATTAGTTTTGTAATTCTTTTTGTCAATTGTGATGAAACTTTTCTCAGCCTTAATTCCAAGTTCTTCCAGTCCAATTCCTTCGATATTGCCTTGAACTCCAATTGCGACAAGTGCAATATCACTTTTTATTTCGGAAATCTTTCCAGAAGTCTCAACAGTAACAGAAACGTCGGTTTTTGTCTTGTCGATTTCTTTCACTTTGGTGTTTGTGAGAATTTGAATTCCATTTTTCTTAAATTCCCGCTCAAGCAGTTTTGAAATTTCTTCATCTTCTATTGGCAGAATGTTCGGAAGCATTTCGATAAGAGTCACCTTTGTTCCAAGCTCGTTGTAAAAATATGCGAACTCGACTCCAATCGCACCTGCTCCGATGATAACCATTTCCTTCGGCTGCTTTGGAAGAATCATTGCCTCGGTGCTTGAGATAATTTTTTCTCCGTCATTTTTTACGTTGGGGATTTCTCTTGCACGTGCCCCAGTCGAAATGATAATGTGTTTAGCAGTGATCTCCCGTGACTTTTTTCCATTCTTATCCAAAACTGAAATGGATTTCTGCTTGGTTAATTTTCCGAATCCCTCAACGATATCGACTTTGTTTTTCTTCATCAAGAATTCAACACCTTTATTGATCTTCGAAGAAACCTCGCGGCTGCGCTGAATTATTTTAGTGAAGTCGAACGAATAACCATCGATCTTAATTCCAAACTCCGATGCATTTTTTACCAAATGGAGCGCTTCTGCATTTTTCAGAAGGGCTTTGGTCGGTATGCAGCCCCAATTGAGACAAATTCCACCGAGTTTATCTTTCTCGATGAGAACAGTTTTTAATTTTAGTTGTGCGGCACGAATTGCTGCTACGTATCCGCCAGGTCCTCCGCCAAGAATCGCTGCGTCATATTCAAAATTTTGCATTTTTCCCTATTTTTAAAACAATATAAAAACTCACTTCCCTAAATTCAATTTAGATAATGCGGGATTTAATAATACTTTTTGGGGGATGCAGTAACATGTGCATAGACGTTTTTGTGAAGTTTTGTGATGTAGCGGCATTGTGCAGTTTATCGAAGTTTGTTTACTCTAGAAGTTTCAGATTGCCACTAAGGCACGAAGACACCAAGAAACACATTGATGTGTTCATAACTCAATAGATCATTTCATCACTTAAGGTAGATCATTTTTTTTGTCTCAACGAAATTTCCAGTTCGAAGTTGATAGAAATAAAGACCTGAGGGCAATGGATAGTGGATAATGGAGAATTGAGAATTGTAGTTGCCAGGTTCTTAAACCTCGTCAACAAGGGTTGCGACTTCACAACCGAGTACATCATAGATTTTTAATTTAACTCTCTCACTACTCAATACTGAATACTCAATACTAGTCACCCCATTGAATGGATTTGGATAATTTTGGTATAATACAAATCCTCCTGGTTGTGAAATTCTGTTGTCGATTTCAACGAAAGTAATTCCGCCATTTGTTGTATTCATTATTAGACCCTTCGTTCCCACAATCCATCCGCGGTGGGAAGAAACAAAAGATATATCACTCATTCCCCAATGATACGGTGAGTTCTGTTTTGTCCAAGTTGTACCCTGATTAGTCGAGATGTAGACTTTATCGCTGCTAATGATATATCCGATGCTATCATTAACAAATGATATTTTATTTAAGTATACGTTTGGCTCTACAAATAATTGAGTCCATGAGGCACCACCATCTGTAGTTTTATACAGTTCATTATATCCAAAGCCCAGAGAAAAACCGATTTGAGTATTTATTAAATGCATTGAAATTATTTGATCACCGTGAATGAGGGGCAGATGAGTCCAATTACTTCCACCGTTAGTAGTTTTATAGACTGACGTTCCAGCAGCAAAACCTAAATCTTGATTCAAAAAAATAATTAAATTAATTATAGGATTTGGAGTGAATTCACTCCCCTGCAATGTCCAATTTGTTCCACCATCGATTGTTTTCAATGCTATTCCAGGTATTTTTCCGCAAAGCCAGCCAACTTGCTCTGAAATAAAACAGACATCTTTGAATTCAGTATTATCACCGGAAGAATAAATTTCAGTTCAATTGGCACCTTCATTAGTTGTCTTGAGCAAAACACCATGTGGAATATATAAGTAGGGAGGTATATATATGTTTTTTGTAGCGGTGATGAAGCCAGTAAAAAAATCAATAAATCTAATTTTAGAAAAGTCTCTCACTCCATAGTTTGTCTCAGACCATGCAAATCCCCCATCAATAGTTTTTAATATTTTTGTATTATTAGTTAAAGAAATCCTTTGAGTTCATTGAGGAATTGCACAGAGACTAAGTCCTCTCGAAGAAAATCTTTGGATTGATTGAACCAGCTCAGTCCACCGTTTGTGGTTTTGTACATCACTCGTCCACTGTTAAATACCCAACCAGTAGTTGGCGAAACAAATGAAACGTCATTATTAGAATTCCATAAAGGTTCATTAATTCCGGTATTCAACTTAGCCCAATTTTGTCCGCCATTGGTAGTTCGCACGATTAAATTATCGAATCCACCGACTGCCCATCCATTCAATTGATCTGAGAAATAAATTGAGTTGAACCAATTATAAGAAAGTTCAGTTCGATAGATCACACTCCAATTATGTCCGCCGTCCGTTGTAGAAATAATCTTACCATTGCTTCCGCCAGCAAAACCTTTTAAACTGTCGATAAAAGCGAGACATTATAAATACTCATAAGTTGTATCTGCATAAACAGTTGTCCAGACAGATCCGCCATTTGTAGTTTTTATAATTTTATTTCCAGAATTTCCATTATTCCATCGGCATGCCCAACCAAGTTTCTGATCAAGAAATTGAACTTCTATCAGTGCACTCATAACATTGCTTACTTGTGGAGTCCAATTCTCCCCGCCATTCGATGAATAAAATATTTTCCCATCGTATCCCACAGTCCAGCCGTGCATCTCGTCTATGAAATAGATCGAATGTAAAAAATATGATAATCCATCGGCTTTTGTTTCCCAATTGTTTCCTCCATTTGTAGTTTTTAAAATAATCCCATTCCAGCCTACGCAGAATCCCAGATTTTGATTTACAAAATGGATTGAAAATAATCTTGAGGTAGAACCAGTTATTTGAAAAACCCAGCTCTCGCCTCCATCTGTGGTTTTATAAATTTCACCATGATCGCAGGCGATCCATCCAATATTTTCATTCATAAAAAAACTTGAGTTTATATTCGCTTCAAAGGGACGGGGATTGATTAAAGACCATTGCGAGTAAACTTGGAACGAGCTTAGAAAAAATATTAGAAGAGTCGATAAAAGAAATTTCATTTTGATTACCTCCCTAATTTTTCATCATATACTGCAGCTTTTTTACAGCATAACCTTTCTTTCAAAATCAGTTTACAAACGGCGGTTCGAGTGTCAATAGGTCTAAATGACCAATAAATTTATCACTAATAATGCAATAAATTAGGTATCGTTCATAAGTTTGTTTAGTAATAGATTTTCAATGTGAAGCAATTTTATTTGCAAGCAACACGGATTATAACAATCAATTACTTTTACTTTACGCACAAATTCTCGATATTGAACCCAGATTTTTCAAAAAACAATTATCATTAACTCTATGAACAATATTCCAATTTCAGTTGTAACGGGTGGAGCGGGATTTCTCGGCTCTCATCTTTGTGATAAGCTTATAAACAATGGACACAAAGTAATCTGTCTCGATAACCTTATCACAGGTAGTCTTGAAAATGTATCACATCTTTTCGGGAATGAAAATTTTAAGTTCGTTAAATATGATGTTACAGAATTCGTCCACATCGATGGACGAGTTGACAACATTCTTCATTTTGCTTCTCCAGCTTCACCGATCGATTATTTAAAATTACCAATACAGACATTGAAAGTCGGATCACTAGGAACACACAAAGCACTCGGACTCGCCAAAGCAAAAGGTGCAAGGTTTTTATTGGCGTCAACATCAGAAGTATATGGAGATCCGGAAATTCATCCGCAGCCGGAAAGTTACTGGGGAAATGTTAATCCGATCGGACCTCGCGGTGTTTATGATGAAGCGAAACGTTTCGCTGAAGCATTGACAATGGCTTATAATCGCTATCATGGAGTTGATACAAGAATCGTTCGTATCTTTAATACGTACGGACCAAGAATGCGATTGCACGATGGAAGAGTTCTACCGACTTTTATAGGGCAAGCATTGAAGGGGGAAGATCTTTCAGTCTTTGGAAACGGTTCACAAACCCGAAGCTTTTGTTTTGTAGAAGATTTGATTGAAGGAATATTTCGATTGCTAAATTCGAATTTTAAAGAGCCGATCAACATTGGTAATGCTGACGAAATTACGATACTTGAATTCGCTCAAGAAGTCTTGAAATTCACTAAGAGTAAAAGCAAAATCGCGTTCAAAGAATTGCCGATTGACGATCCAAAAGTTCGTCAACCCGATATTACACTTGCAAAACAAATTCTCGACTGGGAACCAAAAATATCACGAAGCGAAGGAATAAAAATTACGATTGATTTCTTTAAAAGGAAATTAGAGTTATAAACGCGTTGAAGGAGCCTAAAAGCAATATTTTTTGAATATCGAATATTGAATAGTGAATTTTGAATGGCGAGTTAATACTCATTCGATATTCATTATTCCTAGCTCATTATTCGATATTCCTTGTTCTTTATTTATTATTCATTGTTCATTACTCAACATTGATTGTTCAATATTCATTATTCAATTTCCAATTTCAATTTTGTTTTCCTTCTTCAATGAATTTTTCAAACGTTTGATTAAGATATGCTTCGCTAGAAATGAATTTTAAGATTTTAGTGAACATGTCTCCATCAATGTATCCTGGAACCACTGTAATTGGATCACTGCTTGAATTAAGAAAAATTGTTGCTGGATAGCCCTTTATTCCAAATGCAGCCGCAAATTGAACTTTAGTATATTTTTCTCCTTGATAGGTCAATTCCTCACTGGATTCAGCATTTAGTTTTATGAATATAAAGTTTCTAACTATCTCAGAAATAACAGATTCATTCTTGAAAGTTTCACGATCCATTTTTTTGCACCAACCGCACCAGTCAGTGTACACGGAAACAACAATTTTTTTATTCAAGCTTTTCGCAGCTTCGAGTTTTTCATTAAAAGATTTGCCATCATTTGAGCTTAAATCTGTTTCACCATTATTCCCTTCCAATCCGCCGATAGCAAAAAAAGTGATTGCTATCACAACACCCAATATTATTAAAGCGATTAAACTATTCTTCATTTGGTTCCCTTAAATTATTAAATTGTCAATGTTTTTCGATTCGAAATAAAACCAAAGCAATTATAAGTTAAATTCGGTTTCATTCAAAAACTTTTTTGGATAAGATGTAATTAAATGAAAAAGGTCGCAATATTAACCACCGGTCATCCTCCAAAGGACGAAAGAATATTTCATAAAATTGCCGGTTCACTGGACAAAAACAGTTTCAAGGTAACGATTATTTGTTCAACTGAAGACATTGATGCGAAACTCGAAGGAATTAAGTGCATCGGTTTCGACCAGAAAATAAATTCACTCAATCCTATCTCAAAAATCAAAAGATTAATTAATTACTTAACTCAGTCCGAAGCAGAAATTATCCATGCCTGTGAGCCGATGACTGTTCTCATTGGATACGTTTTTAGAGTGACGAATCGGAATAATAGAAAAGTAAGAATTTTTTATGATGTTACGGAATGGTATCCCGAAAACATTGTTAAAAATAGTCCTCTCTTTTTTAAGCCACTCAAATTCCTTTTTGGCCATATTCTGAACTTCATTGTCAGCAATTTATGTGACGCGATTATTCTCGGGGAGAATTATAAGAAGCAGAGATACGATTTATACGCTCCGAAAATAAATAAATACCTTATTGGATACTATCCAATACTCGATTACTACAAAGCTTCAACTCAAGCATTTGACGGTACTGAAATTGTGTTTGGATATGCAGGTGTGATCTCTGTTTCAAGAGGATTGAAAATCATGGCTGATGCGTTACTTCAACTGAAAAGGCAAAATCCAAATATGAGAATAAAGTTCATACTTGCGGGCAGATTTGAGGATGAAAGAGAGAAGTCGATCCTAAACGAGTTAGAAGTTAATCGAATAAATATTCAGTACTGCCCATGGACTGATTATACCGAATTCTCAAAACATCTTGAACCAACCCACATTTGCTTTGATATTCGTCCTGCAAACGGAATTTATGAAAGATCACTCCCGATAAAAATCTTTGATTACATGGCTCTCGGTAAGTGTATAGTTGCATCGAATTACAAACCGATATCAGATACATTCGCTGATGCGGATTGCGGAATTTTGGTGAATCCTCTTAATGTGAACATTATAGTTTTTTCTATTGAGAGTCTTATCACTAATCCAGAAAAGATTGTCGAGTTGGGAAGAAATGGACGCCGAGCCGTTGAAGAATTTTTTAATTGGGGAACGTGTGAGGCGGAATTGCTGAGAGCTTATAACTCCTAAAACTGCAACCGGATCAATCTAGCAAAATCAATTACTTTCAATTCACGTACGATTATTACAAAACAAAAAATTAGAACTATATCTAAATATATAGAAGCAATCACCATGGACAAAAATGGAAATCCGAAACTGACTCCAATGGCTGTCCATAACTTTCTTTTTTCGTAATTCACCTTAACAACTTTTGCGCTGGTTAAATACAAATAAAATGCACCAAGCATAAAAGCTGCCATGGTTGCAATTGCAGCTCCAGTCAATCCGATAAAAGGGATAAGAAGTATGTTGAGAATTATATTTCCAATAAAACATAAGAGATCTGAAAGTAAAAAATGAATCGGCTTATCACTTACATAAGGTCCAAGCGAATAAAACGACATCATTATCGCGAACATATAACCGAACAAAACAAATGGGATCACGAAGGCAGCTTCAAAATATTCCGGTGTAAATATTTTAAATCCATTAATATCCAATCTGAACACATCATCGGCAAAAAGTGATATTGGGATAATTAGAATTGCAGAGATTACAATCAATTTCGAAAAGACTTTGCCAAGATAGTTCGGTTGATCATCTTTTAGATTAACTATGAAGTTGTAATAATGCGGGAGCCAGGAATTTTTAAATGAAATTCCAAAAATATTTAATACGAGACCGAATCGATAGCCCAAATAATAAACACCAGCTTTGTCGCTTCCTAAAAAATAATCAACAAGAAATCTATCGAATACTTCTGTGAGAACTGTAAAAATACTTGAGAAAAAAAATGGATAACCAAATTTTAAGATACTTTTAATCCAATTTGAGCTGTATTCAAA includes:
- a CDS encoding HEPN domain-containing protein, which gives rise to MGKDEIINNIAQQWLKIAERDLLSAKQGLKAEIVVTDIVCFHCQQSVEKFLKAYLVKHQIEFPKTHSIIALLNLCSTVDQSIKEELHLADVLTDYAVEIRYPDEWYEPNLQETKEAHEIALKVKEVILKKFERLK
- the lipB gene encoding lipoyl(octanoyl) transferase LipB; translation: MSYRQLNIINLEIEPYQKIWDFQKKLHQLRLGNLIDDTFILLEHPHTYTLGKSANENHLLADDRSLNENRIDVFEIDRGGDITYHGPGQIVGYPIIKLDELYEDVHKYLRELEEIIIRTLDEYNIKSERNDDYTGVWINNNKIAAIGIKVSRWITMHGFAFNVNTDLSYFDKIIPCGIFEKGVTSLSAELGTKIPLKNVKDVVIKHFCKIFNYDSIKHFSSMDEFNNEFHSIEFEGA
- the sucB gene encoding 2-oxoglutarate dehydrogenase, E2 component, dihydrolipoamide succinyltransferase: MDVVMPKMGESVNEGTIIKWHKQKGDKVNKDEILFEISTDKVDTEIPSPTAGILTDIKVFEQETVPVGSVVAVIDSGNGSAPSTEPIAEETVEQVSESKPTGDLIDIIMPKMGESVTQGTILKWHKSIGDKIKKDETLFEISTDKVDTEVPSPVEGVLSEIIVSEQETVDVGVVVAKISPSGFVLKISKKEEEKKTERTSSKSDQLVESVPPKTEPKENASGKNRFYSPLVLNIARMENISFDELEMIDGSGIGGRVTKKDILNYISTERKFAGTATRPFSKPAVETVQFQPGEATRIEPLDNMRQLIMENMVKSRDTSVHVAGIQEVDMSKIHNYIQKNKDFFLEREGVKLTYLPFIIDATVKALKDFPYVNSSIDGKNVVLKNFINIGMAVALDPMGLIVPVIKGADEKNIVGLAKSVYDLGTRARNKRLSPDEVKDSTFTITNYGVFGTLFGNPIINQPEVAILGIGAVTKKPVVIEVDGQDTIAIRPMMYISLCHDHRLVDGALAGKFMMRLKEFLQNFDG
- a CDS encoding nucleotidyltransferase domain-containing protein, whose product is MNKEIKMVIDEIIKGYEPEKIILFGSNSSGEYNNYSDIDLLVIKNDKKKAFERNRLIRNLLKDFSIPVDIITKTPKEFEILKDVVGTIVFTANKYGKVVYG
- a CDS encoding tungsten formylmethanofuran dehydrogenase; translation: MTARKNNGGKQILDAPTGRKDIFGGLTKQELTSVMRTMLLSRAMDEKILRLLKQGKMFFHIGCAGHEAIQIAVAKALRPGTDWAFPYYRGLAFSLAIGIKPEEIFLHQFGKADDPFTGGRQMPGHYSSLSLNVPTQSSPTGSQYLQSVGCALASVRTGKKEVTVVSSGEGATSQGEFHEAVNWASREKLPVIFLIENNRWAISVPVENQTAGEGGSIAEMTKGYKNLFRQQIDGTNYLECNSAAVAAVKYSRNMQGPSLIEADVVRLFPHSSSDDQKKYRPAEQIEADKKRDPINLFKDLLIEKGTLTDLAFDEILKEVNDRVDEAANWAENAPDPEPESASLHVFSDAINSKDIEYENYGEEEKPIVMVDAINHAMREEMEKDASIYIFGEDIADGKGGVFSATKGLSTRFGDERVFNSPLAEASIVGVAIGMAQRGLKPVVEIQFADYIWPAMQQIRDELALIRYRSNNAWSAHVVIRTACGGFIHGGHYHSQNIESFFAHCPGLYIAYPSNAADAKGLLKTAIQLDDPVLFLEHKGLYRQSYAMSNEPGKDYYVPFGKGKIKQHGEDLTIVTWGSMVNEAIHSAKNFSDSSIEIIDIRTIVPLDKELILESVKKTGKVLIVHEDTLSAGFGAEIAAIISDEAFEYLDGPVKRIGAKDTPIPYHPNLEYYVLPTKPTISKAIKEILEF
- the lpdA gene encoding dihydrolipoyl dehydrogenase, which produces MQNFEYDAAILGGGPGGYVAAIRAAQLKLKTVLIEKDKLGGICLNWGCIPTKALLKNAEALHLVKNASEFGIKIDGYSFDFTKIIQRSREVSSKINKGVEFLMKKNKVDIVEGFGKLTKQKSISVLDKNGKKSREITAKHIIISTGARAREIPNVKNDGEKIISSTEAMILPKQPKEMVIIGAGAIGVEFAYFYNELGTKVTLIEMLPNILPIEDEEISKLLEREFKKNGIQILTNTKVKEIDKTKTDVSVTVETSGKISEIKSDIALVAIGVQGNIEGIGLEELGIKAEKSFITIDKKNYKTNLENIYAIGDVSGPPWLAHVASAEGIACVEQIAGHHSAGVNYDAIPGCTYCQPQVASIGLTEKKAKELGYELRIGKYNFRSHGKSIASGETIGFVKLIFDKKYDELLGAHIIGSEATELIAELGLAKSLEATGVTIFKTMHAHPTLSEATMEAAADAHGEAIHI